A region of the Isosphaeraceae bacterium EP7 genome:
GTCCGGCGTCTACCTGATCGTATGCGGCGAGCGTCGCTGGAGGGCGTCCATGCTGGCGGAGCTTCCGACCATGACCTGCGTAATCGCGGACGGGCCGGTGTCGTCGGCCGACCTGCTGGCCATGCAGCTCGTCGAGAACATGCTGAGGGAGGACCTCCAGCCCGTCGAGCAGGCCAAGGCCTACCGGGCCCTCATGACGGCCAACGAGTGGTCGGTCCGCCAGCTCGCCCGGGAACTGGCGCTCGACCACACGCTGGTCCTCCGGTCGCTCTCGCTGCTCGACCTCCCGACCGAAGTCCAGGATCGGGTCGAGCGGGGCGAGCTGTCGGCGACCTCCGCCTACGAGGTGTCGAAGCTCGAGGGCGATCCCGAGGCCCAGGCCGAGGTTGCCGCGGCGGTCGTGGCCGGCGGGCTCAACCGCATGGAGACGAGGGAGGCTGTCCGCCAGGCGACCGCCCGCAAGTCGCAGGGCAGGGGGGCCGCGGCCAGGCCACGCAAGCCGGTCGTCAAGACGGTTCGGGTGGCGGAGGGCAAGATCACGATCGAATTGCGCAAGGGCCTCGATTCCGCCTCGATCGCCTCCGCCCTCCGCTCGGCCCTTGCAATGTTCGACGGGCAGGAGGCGGCGGCCTGAGTCGCTGGTGTACGGTACAACGAGGGGCGTTCTGAGCTTGGCGGTGGACGGTACACCGCCGGGTTCCAAGGCGCGAATTAGCTCGGCGGCTCACCCTAGCCGGCGGATCGGTATCCCGTGGATCTGTGCGTGCCTCAGCACGCCCTCCCGGGCCCCGGGGTCGCCGAGCAGCCGAGACGGCAGCCAGACGATGAGGTTGTTCGCCGCATTGCAGAGGATGATCCCGACCGGGGCGTCGACGACGAGCTTGACCAGGCCCCAGCCGAGCGACATCTCCAGGATCTCGCTCTTGCAGTCGATCCGGTCCTCGGAGATCCGCACCTCGGTCTCGAGGTTGTTGTCGATCGTGGCCCTGTAATACCTCCTGGCCCGCCGGTCCACAGCGGCGGGCAGGCCGAAGGCCAGATAGGCCCAGATGGCGATCATCATCGCTGCCGGGATGAGGGGAGGGGGGAGGTCGGGCGGCCGGCGGAAGAGCCAGACGGCCGAGGCCGCGATCGTCAGGAGCGTGATGAAGCCCAGGAGCCCGAGGGCAAGCCATCGAATTTGCCATCTCACCTCGATGCGGGCCCTGCCCCTCCAGAGGTCGACCGCATCCGACTCGTCGAGCCGCCCCCGGAAGACGATCGTCCCAGCCACTAGATCAGGACCGGTTCTCATCTCACCTATCCCCTTGGTGGCCAGCAATTTTAGGCGGACACCAAATGATTCCAGACCCTAGCCGGTCGCTGGCCTGGTTAACATCCCCAAGCTTGTCGAACGCGACGAGGCCGGAGGGCTGCGGTAGGATCGGTGTGTCACTCTCCGCCGAGACGTCAGCGGCGGCCATGTCGGTGTTTTTGATCGTCCCGTCGAGTCGTCGGCAGGCCGCGGTGCGCACTTTGCCCTGGTTTCGAGGGTAGAGGCGAACTCACTCGAGAGGTGCTGAAGCTCATGATCAGGGATCATCGGCTGCGATCGATCTGAGTCGTGCTGATCTTCCTGGCTGCGGGGGCCACCGGCTCGGATGCCCAGTCCCCACCCGGGACGGCGGGGGATCATCTCGTCATCGCGCCCAGCGATGTGGCGAAGACGCCCGGTCCGGCCAAGGCCACGAGGGCTGAATACCGCGTGGGTCCCCCCGACCTGCTCATCGTCGAAGTCGTGCAGGCCCTTCCGAACAAGCCGATCACCGGCGAGACGCTCGTCCGGCCCGACGGCACGATCTCCCTCGGCTACTACGGCCAGGTCTCCGTGGACGACCTGACGCTGCGCGAGGCGAAGGAGAAGATCGTCCTCCAATTGCGAAAGTTCATCACCGACGAGTACCTCGGCCTCGTGCATGAGGACGAGGAGACGGGGGAGAAAGTCGCTGTCGATCCGGCCGACCCGGACACCGTCATCGTGGACGTCGCGGCATACAACAGCAAGCACTACTACGTCCTGGGGGATGTCGTCACCCCGGGCAGGCTGCCCGTCACCGGCAACGACAGGGTGCTCGACGCGATCATCTTCGCCGGCGGACTGACTGCATCCTCCGTTCCGCGCGCCATCCGGCTGGCCAGGCCGTCCCCGACCGGGGCCAGCGGCCCGCAGGTGCTGCCGGTGGACCTGGACGCAATCACCAAGAGGGGAGACACGGCCACGAACTATCTCCTGATTCCCGGCGACTTCCTAAGTGGCTCATCCGGCAAGTGTCCTGACACCCGGTACGGCGGCGATTCCCGGCGTTCGGCGTGGTTGATGGCGACGACGACGGCCCCAGACGAAGGGGTGACGATGCGCGTTCCAGTACGCTGTCGCTCGTTCGACCGCCTGGCAGATCTCCTCCCAAGTCTCGAACCGGCGGCCCTTCAACGCCAGGCTTCTCAGCACCTTCCACCACGGCTCGATCAGGTTCAGGTACGCCGCGGAGACTGGCTGGAAGACGAACTCCCAGCGGGGATGGGCCAGGCTGAACAGCAGCACGTCGGTGGCGCGGTGGGCGCTCAGGTTGTCGAGGATGGCGTAGACCCGTTCGGCGTCCGCCGGGACCCACGCCTCGACCTGGCCGAGGAACTCGACCCAGTTGCGGGTCGAGCGGCTGTCGTAGGGGCGGGTGAAGGCTTCGCCAGTGGCGGGTCGGAAGCGCCGAAGACGTAACCCTTGCCGCGGCGGCCGTAGTCGGCCTCCTGCCGAGCGCGGCCGGCGGGCTGGCGGCTGCCCTCGGCCGTCGTCTCGGGCTTGGTTCGCAGGGGGTTCTGTCCCGGGAAGCTTTTGGCGCTCTCCGGCCCCATTTCGTCGAGGCAGACGACCGCCGAATCCGCCGGAGGCTCGCGGTAGAGTCGCTCGATGGCCCCCTTTTTTCGGCGAATTCGGGGTCCACCCGCTCGCCGAACCACGTCTCCTGCTTGCGCCAGCGGAGGCCCTCCTCCGCGAGGATCTCGTCGATCCGACTCCGCTTGATGGCGATGTCCTTCTGCTCGTTGAGGTAGGCCTCCAGGCGGTCGAGCGTCCAGCAGCCGAAGGGCAGGCCCAGGTCCTGGGGGGCGGTCAGCGCGACGGCCAGGACCTCGGCCCGCTGGTCGACGGTATAGGTCGGCGGTCGGCCGGCGCGGGGCCGCTCCTGGAGGCCGGCCATGCCCAGCTCGCTGAAGCGACGGATCCAAGCATAGACGGTCGGCCGCGAGCAGCCGAGGGCCGCAGCGATGGTGGGGGCCGATCGGCCGTAGGCGGCCTCCTGGACGATGCGGGCTCGCTCGACCAGGCGGACCGGGGCGGTGCGCGAGTGGAGCAACTCGGCGATGGCCTGCTGCTCCTCGGACGTCATCGGGCGGAGAAGGACGCGGGCGGCCATGGCGAGGTCTCCTGGGAGATACCTCCATCCACCTGCAAATCACCTGCCGGATGAACCACTTAGTCGTCTCGCGCGACCCGAAGTCCGATCGGCCGGTCGAGACTCCGGAGTCCGCGTCGATCGAGCGTCGCCTGCAGTCCATGGAGCGTAGCCTCGACCGCATCATCAAACTCATGGAAGCCTCGCGAGCCCCGAGTCTGGATCCCACTCCGACAAAGCCATGAGCGGCGAACGATCCTTCAAGGGGTGCGGCCGTCTGGCTCTAGGGTAGCAGTAGCCGAAAATACCGGACGCCTAGTCCCAGCGCGAAGTCGCCGAGAAACTCGTCGTCGATGGGCTGGATCATGCCGCGACGGTGGCCGAGGTCCGACGGCGTAAGGCCGCGGCCAAGGGCCCGAAGGGCAGGGTGAGCAATCCATCCAAGCCCGTCGTGAATTCCATGCGGGTCCCGCATGGCAAGGTCATGGTCGAATTCCGCAAGGGGCTCGCCTCTTCTGAAGTCGAGGCGGCGTTGTTGCAAGCCCTGGAGATGCTCCGGGGAAAGAGGCAAGATGCGGCCTGACCGTCTGACGACCTGATGCCCAGCCGCCGAATGATCGTCGCAGCGTCCGGGCCGTGGGACTTGCCTCATTGACAACTGACTCGGCGGGGACAATTGTTTCGAGTGTGCTTGAGCGACACCCGGTTGCCGTCGGCCCAGGCTCTCTTCGCCTCCGACCCGCCACTATCCTCGCCGAGAAAGTGATGATCGGAATGACGCTGAGCAAAGTCAAAATCCTGGCCGTCACGATGCTGGCCTTCGGGCTGTCGCTGGTCAGCCTCGACACGTTCGGGCAGTCCGGAGGTCTTGGAGGTGCAGGTCCGTCCGATGTCGCCGCCGTGCAGGTGCCGTTGAAGGGGGGATCACCGGACCTGCCCCGGACCCTGGATAAGATCCAGGCCGACGTGAAGGAAGCGATGCGGGAGAATGCCCGACTGCAGGAGGCCCTGCGGACCACCGAGGGGCAGTTGGAGGCGATCCGGGCCGGCATTCAGGACCAGCCCGCCGGCCAGAATCAGGACGTCGGCAAGGAGGCCGCAGAACAGCTTCTTGGTGCGATGAAAGACGGTTCGTCCCGAGCCGTCGATCGGCTTGTCGAGGCCCTCGGACGTTATCCCGTGACGCGGACCCCCAACGATAGCAACGGCACCCAGCTCTATCTGATGGACCTGGCCAGTGGCAA
Encoded here:
- a CDS encoding ParB/RepB/Spo0J family partition protein produces the protein MAGIDELRKAIGGNVADSTGRHGAPVYGSPAAGPRPVAADQQGVKRSKNAAEIETSRIRPDPNQPREVFDDEAIARLADSLKTRGQIQPIRVRWDEPSGVYLIVCGERRWRASMLAELPTMTCVIADGPVSSADLLAMQLVENMLREDLQPVEQAKAYRALMTANEWSVRQLARELALDHTLVLRSLSLLDLPTEVQDRVERGELSATSAYEVSKLEGDPEAQAEVAAAVVAGGLNRMETREAVRQATARKSQGRGAAARPRKPVVKTVRVAEGKITIELRKGLDSASIASALRSALAMFDGQEAAA
- a CDS encoding transposase, producing the protein MPRRNGAGERQKLPGTEPPANQARDDGRGQPPARRPRSAGGRLRPPRQGLRLRRFRPATGEAFTRPYDSRSTRNWVEFLGQVEAWVPADAERVYAILDNLSAHRATDVLLFSLAHPRWEFVFQPVSAAYLNLIEPWWKVLRSLALKGRRFETWEEICQAVERATAYWNAHRHPFVWGRRRRHQPRRTPGIAAVPGVRTLAG